The following are encoded in a window of Verrucomicrobiota bacterium genomic DNA:
- a CDS encoding type II secretion system protein, whose translation MQAARATGEMGRDAPKVARTPKAAARSGVALALCADASARSAGSTTEMSHRPAEIRLVRVGLRLYALTHRDMKSSGQFQPRTGPLRRAFTLIELLVVIAIIAILAGLLLPALAKAKQKAVQAKCTSNLKQAGLAIALYVDEYTDRLPGTLTQGLWSGQHAQYTRTSTDRLVYYLAPYLGHPRPEQLPNNNGRDVEIFFCPGFKREATNVTSLNRNDYILIGTGVIRGTTINVRQLPFGYPPNSNTPPSPVVPPLRLSDVAAFGPLSEIWTMVDADQVGTTNVGNSWRAQLPRQPSHGKVRNYLYFDGHTATKEVFVGDY comes from the coding sequence ATGCAAGCGGCGAGAGCAACGGGGGAAATGGGCCGGGACGCGCCCAAGGTCGCCCGCACGCCGAAGGCAGCGGCTCGATCCGGCGTCGCGTTGGCGCTGTGCGCCGACGCGTCGGCTCGCAGCGCCGGCTCGACAACCGAAATGAGCCACCGTCCCGCCGAGATTCGGCTTGTGCGCGTCGGCCTCCGCCTGTATGCACTCACGCATCGAGACATGAAATCATCAGGCCAGTTTCAACCGCGCACAGGTCCCCTTCGCCGTGCGTTCACGCTCATTGAATTGCTCGTGGTCATCGCGATCATCGCCATTCTGGCCGGCCTGCTCTTGCCGGCGCTCGCGAAAGCCAAGCAAAAGGCCGTGCAGGCCAAGTGCACGAGCAACCTCAAGCAAGCCGGCCTTGCGATCGCTCTCTACGTGGACGAATACACGGACCGGCTGCCCGGCACGCTCACGCAGGGACTTTGGTCCGGCCAGCATGCGCAATACACGCGAACCTCGACTGACCGCCTAGTTTACTATCTCGCTCCGTATCTCGGCCACCCGCGTCCGGAGCAACTTCCCAACAACAACGGTCGGGACGTCGAGATATTCTTCTGCCCCGGGTTCAAGCGCGAGGCCACAAACGTCACGAGTCTCAACCGAAACGACTACATCTTGATTGGGACCGGCGTCATTCGGGGCACAACCATCAATGTCCGCCAGCTTCCGTTCGGGTATCCGCCGAACAGCAACACGCCTCCGAGCCCCGTCGTCCCGCCCCTTCGTCTCAGCGATGTCGCGGCGTTCGGTCCCCTTTCCGAGATCTGGACGATGGTTGACGCCGACCAGGTCGGGACCACCAACGTAGGCAACTCTTGGCGTGCGCAACTTCCGCGTCAACCCAGCCACGGCAAGGTTCGCAACTACCTCTACTTTGACGGTCACACCGCAACGAAGGAAGTGTTCGTCGGCGATTACTGA